Proteins found in one Acipenser ruthenus chromosome 18, fAciRut3.2 maternal haplotype, whole genome shotgun sequence genomic segment:
- the LOC117418071 gene encoding ral GTPase-activating protein subunit alpha-1 isoform X2, translating into MFSKKTHGDVKKSTQKVLETKKDVLTRLKHLRIVIENAESVDLKHFFDQNYSHIFYVFFENFVTIEVGLKQKGHKSQREELDSILFIFEKILQLLPERIQGRWQFHSIGLILKKLLHTGNSLKIRREGVRLFLLWMQALQTNCSREQLWMFACLIPGFPHPHSEHGPRTLENLINPPLSLQETQVTPEEITPLVPPQSGDKGQEDLASYFLEALLKYMAKSLQWKNKENHEKGFAFLFVNFKKYYLPHIFPNFCKETSLYNPILEVPHMRPKPHYVIVKRDPETNEAIYCTKEMFLNARVIFIRWLVSFWLEPKSNTGTHIPGTEGENVPKNIQRAAVGLAAREDGAPRPDNVDGNTQPEQSHSNTSTLTEREPSSSSLCSLDEEHLTDIEVVRKVFCSSRTNVNFMTEIFRQAFLLPICEAAAMRKVVRVYQEWIQQEDKPIFMREPEEVQYSPATSVIHLETAGEHMVEKDKEEEKVVKAPEHTRTPSWTRNSSYQDAINKVPESELVEHNVAAGAQSTLQVFITNSSNVFLLEPANDVKFLLEEHIDMCKRVLNIYRSLVMHETMDQKTWEQILLVLLRVTECVMKKPPSTVPHGKKMMTLAGRLAGAVFQTLIVAWIKGNLNVYISRELWDDLLTVLSTLTCWEELVTEWSLTMETLTKVLARNLYNLDLHELPLDKLSEQKQKKHKGKGGGHESQKSSVDKSFSKGWSRDQPGQAMMRQRSATTTGSPGTEKARHFIRQKTVALRSCSTGDRILSSAFIRSAKSAPVLIHPLHPLLSDTVLAPLAGGLSDIEDPQVVPRAPRMRHFSQSEETAPSEVFTTAGEEQPLPRSSSTSDIMEPFIAERVKGALPVLDSPSHGTSISQSSCEVSTWSVSTGSNVAGANSRETSLEVGDSIYDHLCQLVGPSERPQPAFLQSQSVDCEGEEDLLSSLREYLKDKGEVNFRVEGERKAMLIALNQVMESQDLQVMDRLEFVDKISMCNEGNIDCTADQHLEDNVGYSGQNFFEGRDLANKDDQHMWEDVLEAEGEMPSGKENQKCLYRQAATEIDSSFEGAAVERGRSDMSVHSNEEAAQVLHAYRREFISQIGTEAPRALGTTALNKHTSSFAIPKHRINRMADKKRHGGVHVSFRPSTESVQFYNQLETKEAPWKARLKRLSGFSGGSSSGGAVAADVRPIGCKPHGLMSASSERGKDAAGGILSGDQLEKEGAVSSHISRSSGRSTRVQEAGQQTPQQQQHGPLGGVYKSVVHALSKPKASVSPQRQSKVPAEAPLRDLYTHVMGYFGRRAPANKEDLSQKICPGSIDTGNSNPNISDLMDEFIAERLRARNTSGITRRGSSPGSLEVPKDFPDLLNRQNPMRPVDDPGVPSEWTSPASAGSSDLISSDSHSDSFNAFQYDGRKFENFSFGPEASSLGTAETDGAQIRPQTAEEQELASLTTLHIDSETSSLSQQALSADAVTITGSDSASPIHSASGSRSETPSPATLNAEHMEHKDLQLDDKLHHSVLQTPDDLETSEFPTEDCSVMAGGTLTGWHADVATVMWRRMLGILGDVNSIKDPEIHAQVFDYLCELWQSLAKIRDNLGISADNQASPPPPELIPPLRILTPWLFKATMLTERYKQGKLHAYKLICKIMKRRQDVSPNSDFLTHFYNIMHCGLLHVDQDIVNTIIKHCSPRFFSIGLPGATMLILDFIIAASRVTTSSSLNAPRVEAQILLGSLVCFPNLYEELPALHPTTADMMLTRFTDVKEHIIKNILSSAREEPSGPARCVALCSLGIWLSEELIHDTRHPQIKEALNVICVTLKFPNKTVAQVASDILHLLINYVDNLQHFPADSPKKIIEILIATITYLLPSTEASPHEPDKRLLVSLLLCLLDWVMALPPKILLQPVHTTGSDKDWSDTSVLSCIYKVLHGCVYGAQYFNNPKYFPLNLADLASADYDPFLHLESLKEPEPLHSPDSERSSKLQPVTEAKSCMQQGLISIAARTVITHLVNHLEHYPMSGGPAMLTSQICENQDNPYSECPELSPELFESPNLQFFVLNNTTLLSSLQIHAEDNVPGGGMSAGLTTTNSSVRIIVRDISGKYSWDTAILYGPPHCSQPSQALKLPPARPLVERQQCLDDSEDEQQLQSEAVEEEEEEEDDEAMKDFMAPQAKRRCREVVPTWDAIRDDEDALDEMLQYLGTTSPECLQRAGMPLNIPALPPTCISEKQENDVMNAILKQYTEEKGFADKCNNNLNMRAMEQEEPCPQRPQSAFYYCRLLLNILGMNSWEKRSNFHLLRKNEKLLRELKNLDSRQCRETHKIAVFYVAEGQEDKHSILTNTSGSQAYEDFVSGLGWEVNLTNHCGFLGGLQRNKSTGFSTPYFATSTVEVMFHVSTRMPPDSDDSLTKKLRHLGNDEVHIVWSEHTRDYRRGIIPTEFGDVLIVIYPMKNHMYSVQIMKKPEVPFFGPLFDGAIVDGKILPTMVRATAINASRALKSLIPLYQNFYEERARYLETIVHHHREPTTFEDYAAQVFCPAPFHHLPADAGSCPENQQVENQAAQLDGNDFASPMSPRASKSRMSMKLRRSSGSANKS; encoded by the exons ATGTTTTCTAAAAAAACGCATGGGGACGTTAAGAAATCGACACAGAAAGTGCTGGAGACCAAAAAGGATGTCCTGACTCGCCTCAAACACCTACGAATTGTCATAG agaatgCTGAATCAGTTGATCTGAAACATTTTTTTGACCAGAATTATTCACACATCTTCTATGTTTTCTTTGAAAATTTTGTGACCATTGAAGTTGGTCTTAAACAGAAAG GTCATAAATCGCAAAGAGAAGAACTAGATTCTATCCTTTTTATATTTGAG aaAATTTTACAACTTCTCCCTGAAAGAATACAGGGAAGATGGCAGTTCCACAGTATAG GCCTAATTTTAAAGAAGCTCCTGCACACTGGAAATTCTTTGAAg ATCCGCAGAGAGGGGGTTCGTCTCTTTCTCCTGTGGATGCAGGCACTCCAGACTAACTGCAGCAGAGAACAGCTGTGGATGTTTGCTTGTCTGATACCTGGCTTTCCACACCCACACTCCGAACATGGACCTCGAACCCTGGAAAATCTTATCAACCCTCCACTCAGCCTTCAAGAAA cacaAGTCACTCCAGAAGAGATCACTCCCCTCGTCCCTCCTCAATCAGGAGATAAAGGACAAGAAGATCTTGCAAGCTATTTTTTAGAAGCACTTTTAAAATACATG GCAAAGAGTTTGCAATGGAAGAACAAAGAAAACCACGAAAAGGGCTTTGCTTTCCTATTTGTAAATTTCAAGAAGTATTATCTTCCTCATATTTTCCCAAATTTTTGCAAGGAGACCAGTTTATATAATCCTATATTAG AGGTCCCTCACATGAGACCAAAGCCACACTATGTTATAGTAAAGAGAGACCCAGAGACCAATGAAGCCATCTATTGCACTAAAGAGATGTTCCTGAACGCTCGAGTCATATTCATTCGATGGTTGGTCTCCTTCTGGCTGGAGCCCAAATCAAACACAGGGACTCATATCCCTGGTACTGAAGGAGAAAACGTACCAAAGAACATTCAG AGAGCAGCAGTAGGATTGGCTGCCAGGGAAGATGGTGCCCCCCGACCTGATAATGTAGATGGGAACACGCAGCCAGAGCAATCTCACTCGAACACCAGCACCCTGACAGAAAGGGAGCCAAGTTCTTCCAGCCTTTGCAGTTTAGATGAGGAGCATCTCACAGACATTGAGGTGGTCCGGAAGGTCTTCTGCTCCTCCAGAACCAATGTCAACTTCATGACTGAGATCTTCCGGCAG GCCTTCCTGCTGCCAATCTGTGAGGCAGCTGCCATGAGAAAGGTGGTGAGGGTTTACCAAGAGTGGATTCAGCAGGAAGACAAACCCATTTTCATGAGGGAACCTGAAGAAGTACAATACTCTCCGGCCACCAGTGTCATCCACCTGGAAACTGCAGGGGAACACATGGTGGAGAAAGACAAGGAGGAG GAAAAAGTTGTAAAGGCACCAGAGCACACACGGACCCCCAGCTGGACAAGAAACTCCTCTTACCAAGATGCCATCAACAAGGTGCCGGAGTCCGAGCTTGTGGAGCATAATGTAGCAGCAGGTGCACAATCCACACTGCAG GTTTTCATTACCAACTCTTCCAATGTATTTCTTCTGGAACCTGCTAATGATGTTAAATTCCTTCTGGAAGAACACATTGATATGTGTAAGCGTGTCCTCAACATTTATCGCAGCCTGGTTATGCATGAAACAATGGATCAGAAAACATG GGAGCAAATTCTTTTAGTTTTACTCAGGGTCACAGAGTGTGTGATGAAGAAACCGCCATCAACAGTGCCACATGGAAAAAAGATGATGACCCTTGCAGGACGACTTGCCGGGGCAGTATTTCAG ACACTAATCGTAGCCTGGATCAAAGGGAACCTGAATGTGTACATCTCCAGGGAGCTGTGGGATGACTTGCTCACTGTGTTGTCGACGCTGACCTGCTGGGAGGAGCTTGTCACTGAGTGGTCACTGACCATGGAAACCCTGACCAAAGTGTTGGCTAGAAACTTGTACAACCTAGACCTCCATGAACTGCCACTGGACAAACTGAGCGAACAGAAACAAAAGAAGCACAAAGGCAAGG GAGGTGGTCATGAGTCTCAGAAGTCATCAGTGGACAAGTCTTTTTCAAAGGGCTGGAGCCGGGATCAGCCTGGACAGGCTATGATGAGACAGCGGAGTGCCACGACTACAGGCTCCCCGGGCACAGAGAAAGCAAGACATTTTATACGGCAGAAAACTGTTG cccTGAGAAGCTGCTCCACTGGCGATAGAATCTTGTCTTCAGCCTTTATACGCAGCGCTAAAAGTGCACCTGTCCTGATCCACCCTCTCCACCCTCTCCTGTCTGATACTGTCCTCGCTCCCTTAGCTGGTGGACTGTCAG ATATCGAGGACCCTCAGGTGGTGCCCCGTGCTCCTCGTATGAGACACTTTTCCCAGAGCGAAGAGACCGCCCCTTCAGAGGTGTTCACCACAGCGGGTGAGGAGCAGCCACTGCCCCGGAGCAGCAGTACGTCTGACATCATGGAGCCCTTCATCGCTGAGCGGGTCAAAGGTGCACTTCCTGTACTTGACAGTCCGTCCCATGGCACTTCCATCTCGCAGAGTTCCTGTGAGGTCTCCACGTGGTCTGTGTCCACTGGGAGTAACGTTGCCGGTGCGAACAGTAGAGAGACCTCACTGGAAGTGGGGGATAGCATCTACGACCACTTGTGTCAGCTGGTAGGCCCTTCGGAGCGACCTCAACCAGCGTTTCTGCAGAGTCAGTCTGTAGATTGCGAGGGAGAGGAGGACTTGCTTTCATCTCTCAGAGAGTATCTGAAGGATAAGGGGGAAGTGAACTTTAGGGTTgagggggaaaggaaagccatGCTTATTGCTCTGAACCAGGTTATGGAAAGCCAAGATTTACAGGTGATGGACAGGTTGGAGTTTGTAGATAAAATAAGCATGTGTAATGAAGGAAACATTGACTGTACAGCAGATCAGCATTTGGAGGACAATGTAGGTTATTCAGGGCAGaatttttttgaaggcagagaTCTTGCTAATAAAGATGATCAACACATGTGGGAGGATGTCCTGGAGGCAGAGGGGGAAATGCCCAGTGGTAAAGAGAACCAGAAATGCTTATATAGGCAGGCAGCCACAGAAATAGATTCAAGCTTTGAGGGGGCAGCAGTAGAAAGGGGCAGGAGTGATATGAGTGTCCATTCCAATGAGGAAGCAGCACAGGTCTTGCATGCATACAGGAGGGAATTCATCTCTCAGATAGGTACTGAAGCACCCAGAGCACTGGGCACTACAGCCCTTAACAAGCACACGTCCAGCTTTGCAATTCCCAAACACCGAATAAATCGAATGGCAGACAAGAAACGACACGGCGGCGTCCATGTCAGCTTTAGGCCCTCCACTGAGTCTGTTCAGTTCTATAACCAGCTAGAGACCAAAGAGGCGCCATGGAAGGCCAGGCTTAAGAGACTGAGTGGCTTTAGTGGTGGAAGTAGCAGTGGTGGTGCCGTGGCAGCTGATGTCAGACCCATTGGCTGTAAGCCACATGGTCTTATGTCTGCCAGTAGTGAAAGAGGTAAAGATGCAGCAGGGGGAATCCTATCGGGGGATCAGCTAGAGAAGGAAGGTGCAGTAAGCAGCCATATTAGTCGCAGTTCAGGCAGATCCACAAGGGTGCAGGAAGCAGGGCAGCAGActccacaacagcagcagcacggCCCCCTGGGTGGTGTCTATAAATCTGTTGTACATGCTCTCTCCAAGCCAAAGGCAAGCGTTTCCCCACAGCGGCAGAGCAAAGTGCCAGCAGAGGCGCCACTGAGGGATCTGTACACTCATGTAATGGGCTATTTTGGAAGGAGAGCACCAG CCAACAAGGAGGACTTGAGCCAAAAGATTTGTCCGGGCTCCATAGACACTGGAAACAGCAATCCCAACATCAGTGATCTTATGGATGAGTTTATAGCAGAGAGGCTGCGAGCCAGAAACACATCT GGCATTACAAGGAGAGGCAGCAGCCCTGGGAGCCTTGAAGTCCCTAAAGACTTTCCGGACCTGCTGAACAGGCAGAATCCCATGCGACCCGTAGACGACCCAGGTGTCCCCTCAGAATGGACTTCCCCTGCCAGTGCgggcagcagtgacctcatcagCTCCGACAGCCATTCTGACTCATTCAACGCCTTTCAGTATGACGGACGCAAATTTGAAA ACTTCAGTTTTGGCCCTGAAGCCTCCTCTCTAGGTACTGCAGAAACCGATGGGGCTCAAATCCGACCACAGACAGCTGAAGAGCAAGAGCTGGCCAGCCTGACTACCCTGCACATTGACTCAGAGACGAGCAGCCTGAGCCAGCAAGCTTTATCAGCTGACGCCGTCACAATCACTG GATCTGATAGTGCCTCACCGATCCATTCAGCCTCAGGCTCAAGGTCCGAAACTCCTTCTCCTGCCACTCTGAATGCTGAGCACATGGAGCATAAGGACTTGCAGTTGGATGATAAACTCCACCACTCTGTCTTACAGACTCCAGACGACCTAG AAACCAGTGAATTCCCAACAGAGGACTGCAGTGTGATGGCAGGAGGCACTCTCACTGGCTGGCATGCAGATGTTGCCACGGTGATGTGGAGGAGGATGCTTGGGATTTTAGGAGATGTCAATTCCATCAAAGATCCAGAAATTCATGCACAGGTGTTTGATTATCTGTGTGAGCTGTGGCAGAGTCTGGCCAAG ATCAGAGACAATCTGGGCATATCAGCTGACAACCAGGCATCTCCTCCACCACCTGAACTGATACCACCTCTCCGCATTTTGACTCCCTGGCTTTTTAAA GCAACCATGCTGACTGAGAGGTACAAGCAAGGGAAACTTCACGCCTACAAGTTGATCTGTAAGATCATGAAGAGAAGACAGGATGTTTCTCCAAACTCTGACTTCTTGACACACTTTTATAATATAATGCACTGTGGACTGTTACATGTTGATCAG GACATTGTCAATACAATCATCAAGCACTGTTCTCCACGCTTCTTCTCTATTGGATTGCCTGGTGCTACAATGCTGATCTTGGATTTCATCATCGCGGCTAGTAGAGTGACCACCTCATCCTCCCTCAAT GCTCCAAGAGTGGAAGCCCAGATATTGTTGGGTTCACTGGTCTGCTTTCCCAATCTATATGAAGAGTTGCCTGCTCTTCACCCTACTACAGCTGATATGATGCTAACTCGCTTCACAGATGTCAAg GAGCATATAATAAAGAACATACTGAGCTCAGCCAGGGAGGAGCCATCTGGACCAGCTCG GTGTGTTGCTCTGTGTAGCCTTGGCATTTGGCTAAGTGAGGAGTTGATACACGACACTCGCCACCCTCAGATTAAAGAAGCTTTGAATGTCATTTGTGTAACCTTGAAG TTTCCAAATAAAACTGTTGCACAAGTTGCTTCTGACATTCTACACCTGCTCATAAACTATGTGGATAATCTTCAGCATTTCCCAGCTGACTCGCCCAAGAAAATAATTGAG ATCCTTATAGCAACCATTACGTACCTGCTGCCTTCTACAGAAGCTTCTCCACATGAACCAGACAAGAGG CTGCTGGTGTCCTTGCTTCTCTGCCTCTTGGACTGGGTAATGGCCTTGCCACCAAAGATTTTGCTGCAACCAGTTCACACTACTGGGTCTGACAAGGACTGGTCTGACACATCTGTCCTGAGCTGTATTTATAAG GTTCTTCATGGATGTGTGTACGGAGCACAGTATTTTAACAATCCAAAATATTTCCCTCTTAACTTGGCGGATCTTGCGTCTGCTGACTATGATCCCTTTCTGCACTTGGAGAGCCTCAAGGAGCCTGAACCCCTGCACTCTCCAGACTCCGAGAGGTCATCCAAACTGCAACCTGTCACTGAAG CGAAAAGCTGCATGCAGCAAGGTCTAATCTCCATAGCGGCCCGGACAGTCATAACTCACTTGGTCAACCACTTGGAGCACTATCCCATGAGTGGTGGGCCGGCAATGCTAACCAGCCAGATCTGTGAAAACCAAGACAACCCCTACAGCGAATGCCCTGAACTTTCCCCAGAGCTGTTTGAAAGCCCAAACCTGCAGTTCTTTGTGCTGAACAACACCACCCTGCTATCAAGTCTCCAGATCCATGCTGAGGATAATGTCCCCGGTGGAGGGATGTCAGCTGGTCTCACCACCACTAACTCAAGCGTGAGAATCATAGTGCGGGATATCTCTGGAAAGTACTCGTGGGACACAGCAATCCTATACGGGCCTCCCCACTGCAGCCAGCCAAGCCAAGCTCTAAAActgcctccagcccggcctctggTGGAACGGCAGCAGTGCCTGGATGACAGTGAGGAtgagcagcagctgcagagtgAGGCagtggaagaggaggaggaggaggaggatgatgaagcAATGAAGGACTTCATGGCCCCTCAAGCCAAGCGGAGGTGTAGGGAGGTGGTGCCCACTTGGGATGCTATCAGGGATGACGAGGATGCCCTGGATGAGATGCTCCAGTACCTGGGCACCACCAGTCCAGAGTGCCTCCAACGAGCAGGCATGCCGCTCAATATCCCTGCCCTGCCCCCTACCTGCATCTCTGAGAAACAGGAGAACGATGTCATGAACGCCATCCTGAAACAGTACACTGAGGAGAAGGGGTTTGCAGACAAGTGCAACAATAACCTGAACATGAGAGCCATGGAACAAGAGGAGCCATGTCCGCAGAGACCCCAGTCAGCCTTCTACTATTGTAGGCTGCTTCTGAACATCCTGGGCATGAACTCCTGGGAAAAGAG GAGCAACTTCCACCTTCTTAGGAAAAATGAGAAGCTGCTGAGAGAACTTAAGAATCTGGACTCCAGACAATG TCGGGAAACACACAAGATAGCAGTGTTTTATGTTGCTGAGGGACAGGAAGACAAGCACTCAATCCTCACTAACACAAGTGGAAGCCAGGCCTATGAGGACTTTGTCTCGGGGCTCGGCTGGGAG GTGAATCTCACAAACCACTGTGGGTTCCTGGGGGGACTACAGCGAAACAAAAGCACTGGCTTCAGCACTCCTTACTTTGCAACATCAACTGTGGAAGTGATGTTTCATGTGTCAACAAGAATGCCACCTGATTCTGATGACTCCTTAACAAAAAAG CTGAGACACTTGGGCAATGATGAAGTGCACATTGTCTGGTCTGAACACACACGTGACTACAGGAGAGGAATAATTCCAACAGAATTTGGAGATGTTCTGATTGTCATATACCCAATGAAGAACCATATGTATAGCGTCCAGATCATGAAGAAGCCTGAG gtTCCATTTTTTGGTCCTCTTTTTGACGGGGCCATTGTCGATGGAAAAATACTGCCCACCATGGTCCGTGCCACAGCAATCAATGCCAGCCGCGCTCTGAAATCTCTAATTCCATTGTACCAGAATTT